A genomic segment from Pyrodictium occultum encodes:
- a CDS encoding pyridoxal phosphate-dependent aminotransferase, which produces MSAVERLMRPVIQGLRGEAGFAYIAKARELASRGVKVISFGVGQPDIPTFDHIIEEAKRALDERFTGYTETVGIPELREAIADYLNSRYQAEVGPDEVLVTTGAKTAIFLAIAAYLGPGDEVVVPEPSYPAYPEAARAMGARPVFVPLRWKGQERGFELDVEAIEEAVTSRTKMIVLTNPHNPTGEVFPPEQVEAVLEIARRHNLVVLADEIYDNFVYEGGFRSILTYSGWKDNVLYVNGHSKTFSMTGWRLGYLAAARPVIERLKRLAVNVYSCAPSISQRAGVAALRGPWEPVRRMVEEFRRRRDAVVEELRRVPGFEVPVPRGAFYIFPRVAKVLEEIGMSTEEFVDHLLYSRGVVTLPGTVFPEKAGEGFIRLSYAVSVEKIREGVGRIREEVEKLLAERGRR; this is translated from the coding sequence GTGTCCGCGGTTGAGAGGCTTATGAGGCCCGTTATCCAGGGCCTCCGGGGGGAGGCAGGCTTCGCCTATATAGCCAAGGCGCGTGAGCTCGCCAGCCGCGGCGTCAAGGTTATAAGCTTCGGGGTTGGGCAGCCCGACATCCCCACATTCGACCATATAATCGAGGAGGCTAAGAGGGCTCTGGATGAGAGGTTCACCGGGTACACGGAGACCGTGGGCATACCCGAGCTCCGGGAGGCCATAGCGGACTATCTCAACTCGAGGTACCAGGCCGAGGTTGGCCCGGACGAGGTGCTCGTCACCACGGGCGCTAAGACCGCGATATTCCTCGCCATAGCCGCGTACCTCGGCCCCGGGGACGAGGTGGTGGTGCCGGAGCCTAGCTACCCCGCCTACCCCGAGGCCGCCCGCGCCATGGGCGCGAGGCCGGTCTTTGTGCCGCTCCGCTGGAAGGGCCAGGAGAGGGGCTTCGAGCTGGACGTGGAGGCCATAGAGGAGGCTGTGACGAGCCGCACCAAGATGATAGTGCTCACGAACCCGCATAACCCGACGGGCGAGGTCTTCCCCCCAGAGCAGGTTGAGGCGGTGCTCGAGATAGCTAGGAGGCATAACCTGGTAGTCCTGGCTGACGAGATATACGACAACTTCGTCTACGAGGGAGGCTTCAGGAGCATACTAACCTACAGCGGCTGGAAGGACAACGTGCTATACGTGAACGGGCACTCCAAGACCTTCTCCATGACGGGGTGGCGGCTCGGCTACCTGGCAGCGGCCAGGCCGGTGATAGAGAGGCTGAAGAGGCTGGCGGTGAACGTGTACAGCTGCGCTCCGAGCATAAGCCAGCGCGCCGGCGTCGCAGCGCTCCGCGGCCCCTGGGAGCCGGTCAGGAGGATGGTCGAGGAGTTCCGCCGCCGCCGCGACGCGGTGGTTGAGGAGCTGCGCCGCGTCCCCGGCTTCGAGGTCCCGGTGCCCCGTGGAGCGTTCTACATCTTCCCCAGGGTTGCCAAGGTGCTCGAGGAGATAGGCATGAGCACCGAGGAGTTCGTCGACCACCTCCTCTACAGCCGCGGGGTTGTGACGCTGCCGGGCACAGTGTTCCCCGAGAAGGCGGGCGAGGGCTTCATAAGGCTGAGCTACGCGGTCAGCGTGGAGAAGATCCGGGAGGGCGTGGGCAGGATAAGGGAGGAGGTCGAGAAGCTCCTGGCCGAGAGGGGCCGCCGCTAG